One part of the Rhodococcus oxybenzonivorans genome encodes these proteins:
- a CDS encoding amidohydrolase family protein: protein MSDLVIRNAELGGVSGVDIRISDGTVTQIGRGITPAGAEVIDADGGAVLPGLTDHHLHLHAMAADAVSVRCGPPHVRDRGDLTRALERAQADDNGWVRGVGYAETVAGELDSSVLDTLHGQRPVRIQHRSGAMWVLNGAAAAAVRLAEADHPGVERDHAGTPTGRVWRADTWLRERLPRSQPPRLATIGAALARFGITTVTDATPDLSAGSQQAIGSAVRSRELPQRVHLLGAPLRGDPDTVAGRVSVGPYKIVLADSGFPDLTELADLIRDVHALGRAVAVHCVSREALLILLSVFDEVGTVPGDRIEHGALIPRESLDDVRRRGLRVVTQPGFLAHRGDDYLRDVDPRDLPDLYRCRSLIDAGVPLALSSDAPYGPLDPWQVIATAVDRRAPTGDIVGIDERITAAEALDRYLAPAGDPGGRPRGVTVGGPADVVLLHVPLDEALRILGSEVVRSTVLDGIVTYAASVDNSH from the coding sequence ATGAGCGACCTCGTCATTCGCAACGCGGAATTGGGCGGCGTGTCCGGTGTCGACATACGTATCTCCGACGGAACGGTCACCCAGATCGGGCGCGGAATCACCCCGGCAGGCGCCGAGGTGATCGACGCCGACGGTGGGGCTGTGCTGCCCGGACTCACCGACCATCACCTGCACCTGCACGCCATGGCCGCCGACGCCGTCTCGGTTCGGTGCGGGCCTCCCCACGTTCGCGATCGCGGAGATCTCACTCGCGCACTCGAACGTGCCCAGGCCGACGACAACGGGTGGGTGCGCGGTGTCGGATACGCTGAAACTGTTGCCGGCGAGCTGGATTCATCTGTTCTCGACACCCTGCACGGGCAACGGCCGGTGCGGATTCAACATCGGAGCGGGGCAATGTGGGTGCTCAACGGCGCCGCTGCGGCGGCCGTGCGCCTCGCAGAGGCCGACCACCCAGGAGTCGAGCGCGACCACGCCGGGACCCCGACCGGGCGGGTCTGGCGCGCCGACACCTGGCTGCGTGAACGCCTGCCACGCTCACAACCACCCCGGTTGGCAACCATCGGTGCGGCGCTGGCCCGTTTCGGGATCACGACCGTCACCGACGCCACCCCCGACCTTTCCGCCGGGTCGCAGCAGGCCATCGGTTCTGCCGTCCGCTCTCGCGAACTTCCCCAGCGGGTGCATCTGCTCGGCGCTCCGCTTCGAGGCGACCCGGACACCGTGGCGGGACGCGTCAGCGTGGGCCCGTACAAGATCGTGCTGGCAGATTCGGGTTTTCCGGACCTCACGGAGTTGGCCGACCTCATCCGCGACGTTCACGCGCTCGGCCGCGCCGTCGCCGTCCACTGCGTGAGCCGGGAAGCGCTGCTCATTCTTCTCAGCGTGTTCGACGAGGTCGGCACAGTTCCGGGTGACCGTATCGAACACGGCGCACTCATCCCCCGCGAGAGCCTCGACGACGTTCGCCGACGGGGATTGCGGGTGGTGACGCAGCCGGGTTTCCTCGCGCACCGCGGCGACGACTACCTGCGCGACGTCGACCCGCGGGACCTCCCGGATCTCTACCGCTGTCGCTCGCTGATCGACGCCGGCGTCCCCCTCGCACTGTCGAGTGATGCCCCCTACGGGCCGCTCGATCCGTGGCAGGTGATCGCAACAGCCGTCGACCGCCGCGCACCCACCGGCGATATCGTGGGCATCGACGAGCGCATCACCGCTGCCGAAGCCCTGGACCGCTACCTCGCACCCGCCGGGGACCCGGGTGGCCGGCCCCGCGGAGTCACCGTGGGAGGACCCGCCGACGTGGTGCTGTTGCACGTTCCGCTCGACGAAGCGTTGCGGATACTCGGCTCCGAAGTCGTTCGGAGCACCGTACTGGACGGAATCGTCACTTACGCTGCGTCCGTGGACAATTCCCATTGA
- a CDS encoding DUF1801 domain-containing protein — MTYTPDPRVDAYIDALPEWQQTICREVRELVHEADPEVTETIKRTVQPYFVLQGNVCALLAAKDHVNVFLYDGGIVPDPDGIITAGHDNKTARTVAFREGEKIDAPPLLAMFQQIIANNRAGGWRKLEKEM, encoded by the coding sequence ATGACGTACACACCCGATCCGCGTGTCGACGCCTACATCGATGCCTTGCCGGAGTGGCAGCAGACGATCTGCAGGGAAGTCCGGGAGCTCGTACACGAGGCGGATCCGGAGGTCACCGAAACTATCAAGCGCACCGTCCAGCCGTACTTCGTGCTGCAGGGCAATGTGTGCGCACTGCTGGCGGCGAAAGATCATGTCAACGTGTTTCTGTACGACGGCGGTATCGTCCCCGATCCGGACGGAATCATCACCGCCGGCCACGACAACAAGACCGCGCGCACGGTGGCGTTCCGGGAAGGCGAGAAGATCGATGCACCGCCGCTGCTGGCGATGTTTCAGCAGATCATCGCCAATAACCGTGCGGGCGGGTGGCGGAAGTTGGAGAAGGAGATGTAG
- the ligD gene encoding non-homologous end-joining DNA ligase, whose translation MATGKSKSPAVELAVGDRTVRISHPERVYFPATGATKLDLANYYLSVGDGIVRALRERPCMTHRFPDGLSGEKVHQKRLPRGAPDWVQTVRVTFPRYGRHADELCVTHLADVIWSVQMSAVEFHPWNSRRADVEKPDEWRIDLDPMPDCGFDRVQRVAGVVHEVLDELGATGWPKTSGGSGVHVYVRIQPDYGFDDVRRAALAFAREVERRAPKDVTTTWWRKDRDPEKVFVDYNQNARDHTIASAYSVRGVAEATVSTPVSWDEIDDVDPREFTIATVPARFEKLGDLHAGIDDAVFSLAPLLEWAERDEAAGQPDPGGAED comes from the coding sequence ATGGCGACCGGCAAGAGCAAGTCTCCCGCTGTCGAGCTGGCGGTCGGTGATCGCACCGTGCGGATTTCTCATCCGGAACGCGTGTATTTTCCGGCCACGGGGGCGACGAAACTCGATCTCGCGAACTATTACCTGAGCGTCGGCGACGGCATCGTGCGTGCGCTCCGGGAGCGACCCTGCATGACCCACCGCTTCCCGGACGGACTGAGCGGGGAGAAAGTTCATCAGAAACGGTTGCCGCGCGGCGCACCGGATTGGGTCCAGACGGTGCGGGTGACGTTCCCCCGCTATGGGCGTCACGCCGACGAGTTGTGCGTGACGCATCTGGCCGACGTGATCTGGTCGGTGCAGATGTCCGCAGTGGAGTTCCACCCGTGGAACTCCCGCCGAGCGGACGTGGAGAAACCCGACGAGTGGCGTATCGATCTCGATCCCATGCCCGACTGCGGTTTCGACAGGGTGCAGCGCGTCGCCGGTGTCGTGCACGAGGTGCTCGACGAACTGGGGGCGACGGGCTGGCCGAAAACCTCCGGCGGATCCGGCGTCCATGTCTACGTGCGCATTCAGCCTGACTACGGATTCGACGACGTGCGCCGTGCGGCGCTGGCCTTCGCCCGTGAAGTCGAGCGGAGGGCGCCGAAAGATGTGACCACGACGTGGTGGCGTAAGGACCGCGACCCCGAGAAGGTTTTCGTGGACTACAACCAGAACGCCCGCGACCACACCATCGCCAGTGCGTATTCGGTGCGGGGTGTGGCCGAGGCAACGGTTTCGACGCCGGTGTCCTGGGACGAGATCGACGACGTCGACCCGCGGGAATTCACCATCGCCACGGTTCCCGCCCGCTTCGAGAAACTCGGTGACCTGCACGCCGGAATCGACGATGCGGTGTTTTCGCTGGCGCCCCTGCTGGAATGGGCGGAGCGGGACGAAGCCGCCGGCCAACCCGATCCCGGTGGCGCCGAGGACTGA
- a CDS encoding ArsR/SmtB family transcription factor encodes MALDVFTVVAEPQRRRILEQLRRGQASVGELVDVLDLSQPTVSKHLRILRQAGFVTCRTAAQHRIYSLHRDPFDELEAWLRPYRQQWDRHLDALGHHLDSKENRT; translated from the coding sequence ATGGCGCTCGATGTGTTCACCGTGGTGGCCGAGCCGCAGCGCCGCCGGATTCTGGAACAGTTGCGCCGCGGCCAGGCGAGCGTCGGAGAGCTGGTCGACGTCCTCGACCTCTCGCAGCCCACGGTGTCGAAGCATCTACGGATACTGCGCCAGGCGGGGTTCGTCACGTGCCGCACGGCGGCGCAGCACCGTATCTACAGCTTGCACCGTGACCCGTTCGACGAACTCGAGGCGTGGCTCCGGCCGTACCGCCAACAGTGGGATCGCCACCTCGACGCACTCGGACATCACCTCGATTCGAAGGAGAACAGGACATGA
- a CDS encoding SRPBCC family protein has product MTETNRRSAYRPGPLGRAETTPDGDRWTLTFVREFPHSPSALWTALTDPAELPQWAPYTASRNLGTLGPATLVMVDGEERTELDGNVTRADAPHILEHAWGDDVLHWQIDETESGTRLTLRHTLDDKRTTAMTAAGWHMCFDVAEALLGGSPIGPIVGGDAMNYGWRELNEQYSALLGVEPIDPTLG; this is encoded by the coding sequence ATGACAGAGACCAATCGCCGGAGCGCGTACCGCCCCGGACCACTCGGTCGAGCCGAGACCACACCGGACGGCGACCGGTGGACGCTGACGTTCGTTCGCGAGTTCCCGCACTCCCCGTCAGCGCTGTGGACAGCACTGACCGATCCGGCGGAACTTCCGCAATGGGCGCCGTACACGGCGAGCCGCAACCTCGGAACACTCGGCCCCGCCACGCTCGTCATGGTCGACGGGGAAGAGCGAACCGAACTCGACGGCAACGTCACACGCGCGGACGCCCCGCACATTCTCGAACACGCATGGGGCGACGACGTCCTGCATTGGCAGATCGACGAAACCGAGTCGGGAACGCGACTGACACTGCGCCACACGCTCGACGACAAACGCACCACTGCGATGACGGCCGCCGGCTGGCACATGTGCTTCGACGTGGCCGAAGCACTCTTGGGTGGCAGCCCGATCGGGCCCATTGTCGGCGGTGACGCGATGAACTACGGCTGGCGCGAACTCAACGAGCAGTACTCCGCGCTGCTCGGAGTCGAGCCGATCGACCCGACACTCGGGTGA
- a CDS encoding VOC family protein: MRLQWESVVVNAVNPAALGQWWAAALGWGLVTDIEGDVHIRPTPESHPEILFVAVPEPKQIQNRLHLDFRPDDQQAEVERLLALGARHADVGQGQESWVVLADPEGNEFCVLRSR, from the coding sequence ATGAGACTGCAATGGGAATCTGTTGTCGTCAACGCGGTGAATCCGGCCGCTCTCGGACAGTGGTGGGCGGCCGCCCTGGGCTGGGGGCTGGTTACCGACATCGAAGGGGATGTGCACATCCGGCCGACACCGGAGAGTCATCCGGAAATCCTGTTCGTCGCCGTTCCGGAACCCAAGCAGATACAGAACAGGCTGCATCTCGACTTTCGGCCCGACGATCAACAGGCCGAGGTCGAGCGACTCCTCGCCCTGGGCGCCAGACACGCCGACGTCGGTCAGGGACAGGAGAGTTGGGTCGTGCTCGCCGATCCGGAGGGCAACGAATTCTGTGTTCTCCGAAGTCGGTAA
- a CDS encoding sigma factor-like helix-turn-helix DNA-binding protein has protein sequence MFGDDVRSAATAARSGDRAGVERLTTLLWPYVVRYCRARLGNGREASRRVGEVAQEALLVVARDVSSLASHEFPVREVYRRIAGTVNRARADAEFGIVDAPREVSLLLQRLHPVAREIMLLRVIDGLSVHDTAGVVGVPVGRVLVVQHEALRDLRGATV, from the coding sequence ATGTTCGGTGACGATGTGCGTTCCGCGGCAACTGCCGCTAGATCAGGGGATCGTGCCGGCGTCGAACGGTTGACCACGCTGCTGTGGCCGTACGTGGTGCGGTACTGCCGTGCCAGGTTGGGGAACGGTCGTGAGGCATCGCGTCGGGTCGGCGAGGTGGCGCAGGAGGCGTTGCTCGTCGTCGCCCGCGACGTATCTTCGCTTGCTTCTCACGAGTTTCCGGTGCGCGAGGTGTATCGACGGATAGCCGGAACGGTGAACCGTGCCCGCGCCGACGCCGAATTCGGCATTGTCGACGCACCTCGGGAGGTATCGCTGCTCCTGCAGCGCCTACACCCCGTTGCTCGGGAAATCATGCTGCTGAGAGTGATCGACGGACTGTCCGTTCACGACACGGCGGGGGTCGTCGGCGTCCCGGTGGGCCGGGTACTCGTCGTTCAACACGAGGCTCTCCGGGATCTGCGCGGGGCGACTGTGTGA
- the arfB gene encoding alternative ribosome rescue aminoacyl-tRNA hydrolase ArfB, translating to MSDGPRALPGSDVTDDLEITRSLIVPAAELQWRFSRSGGPGGQGVNTTDSRVELSIDVRALSILTAGQYERLQVGLGHRLVDGVVTVTASDTRSQLRNRRAARARMSALLRAALLSEPRRRRPTTATKGSHRRRLEAKKQRGHVKNLRRKPEL from the coding sequence ATGAGCGACGGGCCCCGGGCACTTCCAGGGAGTGACGTCACCGACGACCTCGAGATCACTCGATCGCTGATCGTTCCTGCCGCAGAGTTGCAGTGGCGGTTCTCTCGCTCGGGCGGTCCCGGTGGGCAGGGCGTCAATACGACGGATTCGCGGGTGGAGCTGTCGATCGACGTGCGCGCGTTGTCGATTCTCACGGCGGGGCAGTACGAGCGATTGCAGGTCGGTCTGGGACACCGACTCGTCGACGGGGTGGTGACGGTGACAGCTTCCGATACCCGGTCTCAGTTGCGAAACCGCCGAGCGGCACGGGCTCGGATGTCGGCCCTGTTGCGGGCGGCGCTCTTGTCCGAACCCCGTCGGCGACGCCCGACAACCGCGACCAAGGGCTCCCATCGGCGCAGGCTCGAGGCGAAGAAGCAACGCGGACATGTGAAGAACCTGCGACGCAAGCCCGAATTATAG
- a CDS encoding GmrSD restriction endonuclease domain-containing protein, translating to MTHVPPPVSATRPKWPWITGAIVAVIAAITFLSPTEDDHSAGAAAVSASETSVGSPTTTAPAPASPHAVLPSDPDLSAVEPRMVDGTRASDALRLLDTLAIKGRAPKTGYDRELFGQSWTDDVTVEGGHNGCDTRNDILRRDLRNIVFKPGSRDCAVQSGTLHDPYTGNTLFFVRGETTSSAVQIDHVVALSDAWQKGAQQLDTATRRDFANDPRNLKAVDGPTNQQKSDGDAATWLPPNRGFRCTYVADQVEVKAAYGLWVTQAERDAIARVLQDCGGTSPVVAPTPAPVPAPAPAPVPAPAPVPFAEPAPPSAVYYKNCSAARAAGAAPVRAGDPGYASHLDRDGDGVGCEN from the coding sequence ATGACTCACGTTCCGCCACCCGTATCCGCCACCCGGCCGAAGTGGCCTTGGATCACCGGCGCGATCGTCGCGGTGATTGCCGCAATCACTTTCCTCAGCCCCACCGAGGACGACCACTCGGCTGGCGCCGCGGCAGTATCCGCCTCCGAAACTTCGGTAGGGTCGCCGACCACGACTGCACCGGCACCGGCCTCCCCACATGCGGTGCTGCCGTCGGATCCTGATCTGTCCGCCGTCGAACCCCGGATGGTCGACGGGACTCGAGCGAGCGATGCGCTTCGCCTGCTCGATACCCTGGCGATCAAGGGCCGCGCCCCGAAAACGGGTTACGACCGCGAACTCTTCGGACAGTCGTGGACGGACGACGTGACGGTGGAGGGCGGCCACAACGGTTGCGACACACGCAACGACATCCTCCGGCGCGACCTTCGGAACATCGTGTTCAAACCCGGATCCCGCGACTGTGCGGTGCAGAGCGGGACCTTGCACGACCCGTACACCGGGAACACCCTCTTCTTCGTGCGCGGCGAGACCACCTCGAGCGCCGTGCAGATCGACCACGTCGTCGCGCTGTCCGACGCGTGGCAGAAGGGCGCCCAGCAGCTCGACACCGCGACGCGTCGCGACTTCGCGAACGATCCCCGGAACCTCAAGGCGGTCGACGGCCCCACCAACCAGCAGAAGTCCGATGGTGACGCCGCGACGTGGCTGCCGCCGAACCGAGGTTTCCGCTGCACGTACGTGGCCGACCAGGTGGAAGTCAAAGCTGCCTACGGGCTGTGGGTCACCCAGGCGGAGCGCGACGCGATAGCGCGGGTCCTCCAGGATTGCGGCGGCACCTCTCCCGTGGTCGCGCCGACTCCAGCGCCTGTGCCAGCCCCAGCCCCTGCCCCTGTGCCGGCTCCAGCGCCCGTCCCCTTCGCCGAACCCGCACCCCCCAGCGCGGTGTATTACAAGAACTGCTCGGCGGCCCGGGCCGCGGGCGCTGCGCCGGTGCGCGCGGGTGACCCCGGCTATGCGTCACACCTCGATCGTGACGGGGACGGCGTCGGCTGCGAGAACTGA
- a CDS encoding LuxR C-terminal-related transcriptional regulator: protein MTAAPDEVGTPSPPTAPAALTRPALSAREVEVLRHWLRSDSKLAVAGDLHIALGTVNTHLSRIREKYALVGRDATTKTALLVRALQDDIITIAEL, encoded by the coding sequence ATGACCGCTGCACCCGACGAAGTCGGCACCCCCTCTCCCCCGACGGCCCCCGCCGCGCTGACCAGGCCTGCTCTGTCAGCACGTGAGGTGGAAGTCCTGCGACACTGGTTGCGCAGCGATTCCAAGCTCGCCGTCGCCGGTGACCTGCACATCGCTCTCGGCACCGTCAACACCCACCTGAGCCGCATCCGCGAGAAGTACGCGCTGGTGGGGCGTGACGCGACCACCAAGACGGCGTTGCTGGTCCGGGCGCTTCAGGACGACATCATCACCATCGCCGAACTCTGA
- a CDS encoding lactate 2-monooxygenase — translation MAVSENQDNPGRARQNVIYRDGVLGRTPTVPTDFATLERRARRKMSPKAWAYVHGGAGLGRTMQANREAFDSWQIVPRVLRDVSRRDIGVELFGRRLPAPVLLAPVGAAELAHPEGDVAIAAAAAELRVPYIFSNQGCAPMEDSAAVMGDAPRWFQLYWSTDDELVDSLLHRAEKIGADAVVVTLDTTMLGWRPEDLNLGSLPFAQGQGIAQYTSDPVFRRIVRDRIAAAVAKPDVKVTLGAIRSLVSMTRRFPGRFLDNLRSPEPRAAVETFLDIYSRPSLSWSDIETLRERTSLPVLLKGVLHPDDARRALDTGVDGIVVSNHGGRQVDGSVSALDALADIAPVVDGRMTVLLDSGIRTGADVFKSLALGADAVTLGRPHLYGLALAGREGVRDATANVIAEFDLTMGLSGLTSVGEINRDALRRA, via the coding sequence ATGGCTGTGAGCGAGAACCAGGACAACCCGGGCCGGGCCCGCCAGAACGTGATCTACCGTGACGGTGTTCTGGGACGCACACCCACTGTCCCGACGGACTTCGCGACGCTCGAACGCCGCGCCCGCAGGAAGATGAGTCCCAAGGCCTGGGCGTACGTTCACGGCGGCGCCGGGCTGGGCCGGACCATGCAGGCCAACCGTGAGGCGTTCGACTCATGGCAGATCGTTCCGCGCGTGCTGCGTGACGTCTCCCGCCGCGACATCGGCGTCGAATTGTTCGGACGACGGCTACCCGCACCTGTCCTGCTGGCACCGGTGGGCGCCGCGGAACTGGCGCACCCCGAGGGTGACGTCGCGATCGCGGCGGCGGCCGCAGAACTGAGAGTCCCGTACATCTTCTCGAACCAGGGCTGCGCGCCCATGGAGGACAGCGCCGCGGTGATGGGTGATGCGCCCCGCTGGTTCCAGTTGTACTGGAGCACCGACGACGAGCTGGTCGACAGTCTTCTGCACCGTGCCGAGAAGATCGGGGCGGATGCTGTGGTGGTCACCCTCGACACGACGATGCTCGGCTGGCGGCCGGAGGACCTCAACCTCGGTTCGCTTCCGTTCGCGCAGGGGCAGGGCATCGCGCAGTACACCTCGGACCCGGTATTCCGCCGCATCGTGCGCGATCGAATCGCGGCGGCAGTGGCCAAGCCCGATGTCAAGGTGACACTCGGCGCGATCCGATCCCTCGTGTCGATGACCCGGCGATTCCCGGGCCGGTTCCTCGACAATCTCCGGTCACCGGAGCCCCGCGCGGCCGTCGAGACCTTCCTCGACATCTACTCTCGGCCGTCGTTGAGCTGGAGCGACATCGAGACGCTGCGCGAGCGGACCAGCCTTCCCGTCCTCCTCAAGGGTGTGCTTCATCCCGACGACGCCCGGCGCGCTCTCGACACGGGTGTCGACGGCATCGTGGTGTCCAATCACGGTGGGCGGCAGGTGGACGGCAGCGTCTCGGCACTCGACGCTCTCGCAGACATCGCGCCTGTTGTGGACGGCAGGATGACGGTGCTCCTCGACAGCGGTATCCGTACGGGGGCCGACGTCTTCAAGTCGCTGGCTCTGGGGGCGGACGCGGTCACTCTGGGCCGGCCACACCTCTATGGTCTGGCACTCGCCGGCCGCGAAGGCGTCCGCGACGCCACCGCGAATGTGATCGCCGAATTCGACCTCACGATGGGGCTGAGCGGCCTCACCTCGGTCGGTGAGATCAATCGGGACGCCCTGCGGAGGGCGTAG
- a CDS encoding VOC family protein — MPDRQSLTGAPCWIDLTSSDPAQVIPFYTDLFGWTADTDEDPEYGGYTIFGKNGSPIAGLGPQQPGNPYGNIWTNYISSEDAQATAAKAADAGGRVMMPPMVVGDQGSMAILADPAGAVIGVWQADQHSGFGLVDEPGAPVWHETLSRNYAAVLPFYADVFGWSYESMGDSTEFRYSQAKIGDRMVAGIMDADAFLPEGVPSFWQFYLGVDDADAAVARVTELGGSVQREPEDSPFGRLASVADPLGASFQIMGMRS; from the coding sequence ATGCCCGATCGCCAGTCCCTCACCGGCGCACCCTGTTGGATCGACCTCACCAGTTCCGACCCCGCACAAGTCATTCCGTTCTACACCGACCTGTTCGGGTGGACCGCCGACACCGATGAAGATCCTGAATACGGTGGTTACACGATCTTCGGTAAGAACGGCTCACCGATAGCCGGCCTGGGTCCGCAGCAGCCCGGCAATCCCTACGGCAACATCTGGACCAACTACATCTCGTCCGAGGACGCCCAGGCCACGGCCGCGAAAGCGGCAGACGCGGGCGGCCGGGTGATGATGCCGCCCATGGTCGTCGGCGACCAGGGCTCCATGGCCATCCTCGCCGATCCCGCCGGCGCGGTCATCGGGGTATGGCAGGCAGATCAGCACAGCGGCTTCGGACTCGTCGACGAACCGGGAGCCCCCGTCTGGCACGAGACGCTCTCCCGCAACTATGCGGCCGTGCTCCCGTTCTATGCGGACGTGTTCGGCTGGTCCTACGAATCCATGGGCGACTCAACCGAATTCCGCTACTCCCAGGCGAAGATCGGCGACCGGATGGTGGCGGGCATCATGGATGCCGACGCGTTCCTTCCCGAGGGCGTGCCGTCGTTCTGGCAGTTCTACCTCGGTGTCGACGACGCGGACGCCGCGGTGGCCCGGGTGACCGAGCTGGGCGGAAGCGTTCAGCGCGAACCGGAGGACAGCCCGTTCGGCAGGCTGGCGTCGGTGGCCGATCCGTTGGGTGCTTCCTTCCAGATCATGGGAATGCGGTCGTAA
- a CDS encoding alpha/beta fold hydrolase: protein MVDIARPQLEGTVAVREGRRIGFAEFGAAQGRAVIWLHGTPGARRQVPTEARAFAEKHHLRLIGIDRPGVGSSTSFRYESVLDFSEDLGIVADTLGIDQMAIVGLSGGGPYTLGAAYAMPDRVVAVGILGGVAPTQGPDAIRSGLMDLAVLAAPALAAGGIPIGLVASSVIRLARPFASPIIDLYGRLSPEGDRRLLARPEFKAMFLDDLLNGGRKQLSAPFADLVLFARDWGFRVNEVKTPVRWWHGDCDHIIPHRHGEHMVSMLPDAEFHTMRGESHLGGLGMAEEILTSLLDIWDAREANSSAP from the coding sequence ATGGTCGATATCGCACGCCCACAGTTGGAGGGCACAGTAGCCGTACGCGAGGGACGACGGATCGGTTTCGCCGAGTTCGGAGCCGCCCAGGGTCGTGCGGTCATCTGGCTGCACGGCACCCCGGGCGCGCGCCGTCAGGTCCCGACCGAGGCTCGGGCGTTCGCGGAGAAGCACCATCTGCGGCTGATCGGCATCGACCGGCCGGGTGTCGGTTCGTCGACGTCCTTCCGGTACGAATCGGTACTCGACTTCTCCGAGGACCTGGGTATCGTCGCCGACACCCTGGGAATCGACCAGATGGCCATCGTGGGGCTGTCGGGCGGTGGCCCTTACACGCTGGGCGCGGCATACGCGATGCCCGACCGCGTGGTTGCCGTCGGCATTCTCGGTGGAGTCGCGCCCACGCAGGGGCCGGACGCCATCCGCAGCGGGCTCATGGACCTCGCGGTGCTGGCAGCGCCGGCGTTGGCGGCCGGCGGCATCCCCATCGGGCTGGTGGCCAGTTCCGTCATCCGCTTGGCCAGGCCGTTCGCATCCCCGATCATCGACCTGTACGGGCGGCTGTCGCCCGAGGGGGACCGGCGCCTCCTGGCCCGCCCAGAGTTCAAGGCGATGTTCCTCGACGACCTGCTCAACGGTGGCCGCAAGCAGCTCAGTGCACCCTTCGCCGACCTGGTGCTGTTCGCGCGGGACTGGGGGTTCCGGGTGAACGAGGTGAAGACTCCGGTCCGCTGGTGGCACGGCGACTGCGACCACATCATCCCGCACCGGCACGGGGAGCACATGGTGTCGATGTTGCCGGATGCCGAGTTTCACACGATGCGCGGCGAGAGTCACCTCGGCGGGCTAGGCATGGCCGAGGAAATCCTCACGTCGCTGCTCGACATCTGGGACGCGCGCGAGGCGAACTCGTCCGCGCCGTAG
- a CDS encoding TetR/AcrR family transcriptional regulator — translation MTQPARQYRGRSSQERAADRRARLLEAGLQVFGTVGDKATMTAICAEAKLTERYFYESFRSRDDLLVQVIEGIAEEVRVAAHATLQTVTGDPEVRARAAIATFVEILTEDPRKGRVSIIESAGAEPLRTRRRQLLRAFASMVAEESKALYGDRAWSSPQDEITALLFVGGLSELITAWLNGEIEVSPEQIVDAATYQFTSTAHR, via the coding sequence ATGACTCAGCCGGCGCGGCAGTACCGCGGCAGAAGTTCGCAGGAGCGGGCTGCAGATCGCCGTGCACGGCTGCTGGAAGCCGGGTTGCAGGTCTTCGGGACGGTCGGTGACAAGGCGACCATGACCGCGATCTGTGCAGAGGCAAAACTGACCGAACGATATTTCTACGAGAGCTTCCGCAGTCGCGACGATCTGCTGGTACAGGTCATCGAGGGGATCGCCGAGGAGGTGCGGGTGGCGGCGCACGCCACCCTGCAGACCGTCACCGGAGATCCCGAAGTGCGCGCGCGAGCGGCGATCGCGACGTTCGTGGAGATTCTCACGGAGGATCCGCGGAAGGGGAGGGTGTCGATCATCGAATCGGCGGGTGCCGAACCGCTGCGCACACGACGCCGTCAGTTGCTGCGCGCGTTCGCGTCGATGGTTGCAGAAGAGTCCAAGGCGCTCTACGGGGACCGCGCGTGGTCGTCGCCGCAGGACGAGATCACCGCCCTGCTGTTCGTCGGTGGGTTATCGGAGTTGATCACCGCGTGGTTGAACGGCGAGATCGAGGTGTCGCCGGAACAGATCGTCGACGCGGCGACCTACCAGTTCACATCCACCGCCCACCGCTGA